In Marisediminicola antarctica, one DNA window encodes the following:
- a CDS encoding RrF2 family transcriptional regulator gives MRISAFSDVCLRVLMVLAEPSDPGLTTARVIAERVGTPYNHVSKAVIRLRELGLVEVVRGRSGGVRLSAQGREATVGWLLRRLDTRTDLAACETPHGQCPLLAGCGLRTALGRAREAFYAELDALVIASLPHGSLAGPVLVGLSTRPD, from the coding sequence ATGAGGATCAGCGCATTTTCTGACGTCTGCCTCCGGGTGCTGATGGTGCTTGCCGAGCCCTCCGACCCGGGCCTGACGACGGCGCGGGTGATCGCGGAACGTGTCGGCACGCCGTACAACCATGTGAGCAAGGCCGTCATCCGTCTCCGGGAGCTCGGTCTGGTCGAGGTGGTTCGCGGCCGCAGCGGCGGTGTACGCCTGAGCGCCCAGGGCCGCGAGGCCACGGTCGGCTGGCTGCTGCGCCGCCTCGACACTCGAACGGACCTCGCCGCCTGCGAAACCCCCCACGGCCAGTGCCCACTTCTGGCCGGCTGCGGTCTGCGGACCGCTCTCGGCCGCGCGCGAGAAGCCTTCTACGCCGAGCTCGACGCTCTCGTGATCGCGAGCCTGCCACACGGCAGCCTCGCGGGCCCAGTCCTGGTGGGACTCAGCACCCGCCCCGACTGA
- a CDS encoding rhamnulokinase: MSTPVAAVDLGATSGRVMLGYVGHNELSIRPVARFPNTPVREAGGLHWNILELYRSVLAGLAAAAREEPGLGSIGIDTWAVDYALLRDGRMLGTPFHYRDGRTAAGVEATHAVVSARELYAANGLQHLPFNTLFQLAADRESGTLDGADRMLLIPDLLGYWLTGRQVAERTNASTTGLLHLSNREWDDALLQRVDLPRGILPELVDAGDRIAPLLPTMRTELGLARDIDLIAVGSHDTASAVVAVPATTSNFAYISCGTWGLVGVELEHPVITEAARAANFTNEGGVDGRVRFLHNVMGLWLLSESVRTWESDGLTIDLPALLDAAAAVTAPVAVFDANDPGLLAPGDMPSRIAQLCLRGGMPMPASMAEFVRSIIESLADAFAAAVRTASELSTQRVDVIHLVGGGSQNDLLCRLVADRAGLPVLAGPVEATAIGNVLIQSRTLGAVSGDLESLRAVVAESLPPLLYTPRTAPG; the protein is encoded by the coding sequence ATGAGCACACCGGTCGCGGCCGTCGACCTCGGGGCGACGAGCGGGCGGGTCATGCTCGGGTATGTCGGTCACAACGAGCTGAGCATCAGGCCGGTCGCGCGCTTCCCGAACACGCCCGTTCGCGAGGCCGGAGGCCTGCACTGGAACATCCTCGAGCTTTACCGCAGCGTGCTCGCGGGCCTTGCCGCGGCGGCGCGCGAGGAGCCGGGACTCGGCAGCATCGGCATCGACACCTGGGCGGTGGACTACGCGCTGCTGCGGGACGGACGGATGCTCGGAACCCCGTTCCACTACCGCGACGGGCGCACCGCGGCCGGCGTCGAGGCCACGCACGCCGTCGTGTCGGCCCGCGAGCTGTACGCCGCGAACGGGCTGCAGCACCTGCCGTTCAACACTCTGTTCCAACTCGCCGCCGACCGTGAGTCCGGAACCCTCGACGGCGCCGACCGGATGCTCCTCATCCCCGACCTCCTCGGCTACTGGCTCACCGGCCGTCAGGTCGCCGAACGCACAAACGCCTCGACCACTGGCCTGCTCCACCTGTCGAACCGCGAGTGGGACGACGCTCTCCTGCAGCGGGTCGACCTTCCCCGCGGCATCCTCCCCGAGCTGGTCGACGCCGGCGACCGCATCGCCCCTCTGCTGCCGACGATGCGCACCGAACTCGGTCTCGCCCGAGACATCGACCTGATCGCTGTCGGGTCCCACGACACCGCCTCGGCTGTCGTCGCGGTGCCCGCCACAACCAGCAACTTCGCCTACATCAGCTGCGGCACCTGGGGACTCGTCGGCGTCGAGCTCGAGCACCCGGTCATCACCGAAGCTGCACGCGCCGCGAACTTCACCAACGAGGGCGGCGTCGACGGACGGGTGCGGTTTCTGCACAACGTTATGGGCCTGTGGCTACTGAGCGAATCAGTACGCACCTGGGAGAGCGACGGCCTCACCATCGACCTGCCCGCCCTGCTGGATGCTGCCGCCGCCGTCACCGCCCCAGTCGCCGTCTTCGACGCGAACGACCCCGGGCTACTCGCCCCCGGAGACATGCCCTCCCGCATCGCGCAGCTGTGCCTCAGGGGCGGCATGCCGATGCCCGCGTCGATGGCGGAGTTCGTGCGCAGCATCATCGAAAGCCTCGCGGATGCCTTCGCCGCCGCGGTCCGCACCGCGAGCGAGCTCTCCACACAGCGCGTCGACGTCATCCACCTCGTCGGCGGCGGTTCCCAGAACGACCTGCTCTGCAGGCTCGTCGCCGACCGGGCCGGACTTCCGGTGCTCGCCGGACCGGTCGAGGCGACCGCGATCGGCAACGTACTCATCCAGTCGCGCACCCTCGGCGCCGTCTCCGGCGACCTCGAGTCGCTCAGGGCGGTCGTCGCTGAGTCGTTGCCCCCACTGCTCTACACGCCGCGCACCGCACCCGGCTGA
- a CDS encoding globin domain-containing protein, with protein MLSASSTPIIEATLPLVGERMPAIARNFYSRMLTAHPELFDGLFSRSNQKNGSQQQALAGSIAAFATHLIANPGTTPEALLSRIAHKHVSLDIRPEQYDVVYKYLFEGIADELSDVITAEIAAAWTEVYWLMAHALIKLENGLYAGLASGNALAPWIVTGKTAAGTEAMTFTLVPADGTPVSKSLPGQYVSVTVMMPDGIHQVRQYSLSAGTGTDVRVFTAKLDADGEVSPILHRDVHVGDTLILSHPCGDVTLAEGDGALILASAGIGCTPSASILRSLVEMNSQRAVTVLHAESTLERWAMREQMVDDVDQLDFAALELWLENPVEGPDDRSHAGFMSLDNVEIPADATVYLCGPLPFMRVIRNQALLSGVPAANIHYEVFGPDLWLASA; from the coding sequence ATGCTCTCAGCATCCTCGACCCCGATCATCGAAGCCACCCTGCCGCTTGTCGGCGAGCGGATGCCCGCGATTGCGCGCAATTTCTATAGCCGCATGCTCACCGCGCACCCGGAACTGTTCGACGGACTGTTCAGCCGCTCCAACCAGAAGAACGGTTCCCAGCAACAGGCCCTCGCCGGGAGCATCGCCGCGTTCGCCACCCACCTGATCGCGAACCCCGGCACGACCCCCGAGGCACTGCTGAGCCGGATCGCCCACAAGCACGTGTCCCTCGACATCCGTCCCGAGCAGTACGACGTGGTCTACAAGTACCTCTTCGAAGGAATCGCCGACGAGCTCAGCGACGTCATCACGGCAGAGATCGCTGCCGCCTGGACCGAGGTGTACTGGCTCATGGCCCACGCCTTGATCAAGCTGGAGAACGGCCTCTACGCCGGCCTCGCGAGCGGCAACGCCCTCGCCCCGTGGATCGTCACCGGAAAGACGGCCGCCGGAACCGAGGCGATGACCTTCACCCTCGTGCCCGCCGACGGTACCCCCGTGTCGAAGTCTCTTCCGGGGCAGTATGTCAGCGTGACGGTGATGATGCCCGACGGCATCCACCAGGTGCGCCAATACTCGCTGTCCGCGGGAACCGGAACGGACGTGCGGGTCTTCACGGCCAAGCTCGACGCCGACGGCGAGGTCTCCCCCATCCTGCACCGCGACGTGCACGTCGGGGACACGCTCATCCTCTCGCACCCGTGTGGTGACGTGACGCTCGCCGAGGGCGACGGCGCCCTGATCCTGGCCTCGGCCGGAATCGGCTGCACGCCGAGCGCGTCCATTCTTCGGTCACTCGTCGAGATGAACTCCCAGCGCGCCGTCACGGTGCTGCACGCCGAAAGCACCCTGGAGCGCTGGGCCATGCGTGAGCAGATGGTCGACGACGTTGACCAGCTCGACTTCGCCGCCCTCGAGCTCTGGCTCGAGAACCCGGTGGAGGGGCCCGACGATCGCTCCCATGCCGGGTTCATGTCCCTCGACAACGTCGAGATTCCCGCCGATGCGACGGTCTACCTGTGCGGGCCCCTCCCATTCATGCGCGTCATCCGCAACCAGGCGCTTCTCTCGGGGGTTCCCGCCGCGAACATCCACTACGAGGTCTTCGGA